Genomic DNA from Epinephelus fuscoguttatus linkage group LG14, E.fuscoguttatus.final_Chr_v1:
tgttttatcaaAAAGAGACtataaaaatacagttaaagaaaaaaaaaaagacatcatgtGGTCCCCTGGTATTAACCAAGAGAAAATAAACTGACACTGTCTTaataaaaaatctaaatgttatgCCCTAATGTCATTTTATCCTTGTAGTTTTGATGGTGCTgaatactgacatttttttttaaaggtattgtatcaaagttagaaattccaaTATCCTGACAACACTAGCTGCTGGTCTAACGCTGCCTCGATtgcttggtttgtttgtgttgtgttatttAGTGACTCTGgtgttagtttggattcaccaatgTCACGCAATCACACAAACTAAcaattgaggcagcagtagactagcagctcctgtattctgtgaggtaaaattactgttttgggCCAAAAGAATTTGGTGGCATTGAGGAGCGTGCAGATAActgcttcagttccctgtcagaaggGGCTGACAGCAAGGTTACGCAGTGAACATATTCTAAATAttgtgtacacttaaactgatactgtttttttttttaggtggctaaaatatgttttgctgcttcccCCGTTCACAGCAGTAcgttgcttagcttccatgctgGTACACCTGCCTGCTACTCCAAACTGGGGGCCTTCTGATCTCCATCTATTGTAGGTTATTAGCTCACTGAGAACAAGTACCCACTTGAAAAagtctgaactatccctttaaagcctTGCTCTCATACAAACCTGGATTGGTGAAGACCCATGTGGAGATGTTTGCCCCAGTGCTCATGATATACTCTATATCCAGACTGGCCTCCAGTCCAGCCTTTCCCGCTCCCTGAGTACCTACAACACGGTCCACCTGGGAGAGATGCTTGAAGCCTCCGCCATACATGCTCATGAACTCGGCCAGGTCTGCAGGGCTGTAGTACTGCTCCAAGAACTAAAAGAGAAAACAGCTTCCTAAAGTGTCTAAACTAATGTACACATGTCTGACAGCAACACAACACAGCGATTTATTATGAACTCATTATGAGACAGTCACACCTGAGCTACAGCCTGGCTGTTGTTCTGAGCTGTTCCTACATCAGCTGCTGTGAGGTTATAACGAGCCCTCAGGACAGCGGGAGTCACTCCCAAGTGAAGCCCTGCCTTCGACTGCTTTCGCTTCCTGTTGGAGGAGGCTCTGATGAGGTCCTGACCTTTAGGAGGGAGACGGTGAAGACCTCCAACTGtgaacacacacccacacacacacacacacacacacacagtaagtaAGCAACAATTAATTTGGGGAAACTTGTTAAATATGGCAcacatgtttatgtgtatgATTGTGTGCGTGTaaggaggaaaaataaaaaaaataaaaatgttaacaaCAACAAGCAGTAAAACAAATCAATAGTTTACTATTTAGATGTGTTAGCTATTGTAGTACGGAGGGCCCTGGCAGGGATGTGGAGGTGGGGCAGTGATGTCACCAGCAGTAGTGGGTCGTTTGTTACTGGGGTGAGGACAGGTCAATGTCTGTTAGGACTGGGTACTGAACTTGGCACTTTTATGGGTACCGACCGAACTACATCAGTACTACCAAGTACTGTTTCACAGTTAATCCACCTGTGCCAAATTTTGTTACCTGAGAGTGCATCTGGGTGAGAACAAAAGGTTTAGACAAAGAGGCACAAATGCCACAAAGCACTCAGAAGCTTGGAAGCCAGCCACAGAGCTCCAAGGCCGGCACCGTAAATTTAATTTTCGGTATTACAGAGAAAGTTTAGTATCCAAAAAAGGTACCAGAACTACTAACTGTGTTGGATCAAATGTACACGGTGCCGtggtttgtatgtatgtatactgGTTCGTGCTCAACAGGTAGGTAAGCGATATTGATGAATGGGGCCCAACATCTGAGAAATGAATGTCTTtggttgttcttttttttttaaagggcattttcctttcttttaatATGTAATCGAATAGTAGAAGGTGCTCCTGGGATGTTGGggttgtttctttctttccagTTTTGTAAAGTTCTGTAATTAATTACAGTGTCTAACCTACGTACACAGCAATTACAAATAACAGGTGAACATTTTGCAGCTGCAGAAACTATTCTCACCAAAGTCCAGGTGCTGGTGAACATCATCATGAACAGAGTATGGAGCTGAAGACCTCACCACAGACTGGCCGTCCCTCGTGTAACGGCGGAATTTGCTACCTGGAAGCAGCATCTCTGCAACCctgaacacacaaaacaaacaaaatcataaaCATATGAACTAATACACTGTTAGGGAGGGATGGGAATTGGTAAGACTTTATTGATACCAATGCCATTAGTGCTTCTACTCATCTGTCTTGTTCTTTATTGATTCCCTTATTGATTCCTGATCAATATTCTGGGTGAAAAAATGTTGGCCTACACAGGTTTGCAGCATCAATTATCAATTATCATTTTCTcttcagtgtgaacacagtgtGGTAACAGAGTAAAAAAAGGTATGCATGTGACAAGGGTCATCATCTGCAAAAGATAATTACTTATACAGCATTCGTTTTCATTTAGGAttcttagtcaaagaaaatCTGTTCAGCCTGCCTGCGTGGCACTAATGTTATACCTTAGAATATTTACCCTCGCTAACGGGCATGCTGCTCAGTTGGGAAGCAGTAGCACTTGCAGAAAGATGTTTCAGCATGTATATTGATGTTTCCACCCTAACTTAAAATGATCCTTTTACTGGCAATACAATGCACTGTTAAAGCCACACTTTGAACCAGCTCTCTGCCATGACTCCTCCTTATTGCAAGTTtccagcagcacaaacacaggagatgtcagtgttttttgcaatgtgcaactgtcagaaaaacatgccgGCATCAATACAAGGAATTGATAAGCTTGAAGGCAAACGATTTCAACAGACTGGACAATTAGGAACCAGTTCTCTGCTGGAACCAGTTTTGGATTCCCATCCCTAATTGCAGATTTTAAACAAACTTACTGGCTTGTATTTAAAACTGATATAActccaaataagttaaaattaTTCTATGAGTGCAACTGTTTAAAGATAtagtatgcaggattttccttaaaaaaaagtatagactcatacagaagcaatccctctcaatcatcactagaagtgtgtggggtgtctttatctgcagagactctgttctctgcctgtattttcttcttattctcTTTCGGGACATTTGTGAGTATGTagccccacagcgctcaggtgagatCATGGCTTTATATAAAAAGGTaacaaccaggtgccagactgaaAATATGCAGATATAGCGAGGCagacttttactttcacttttgctggtgaGCGTGTTTATAATCAGTAACCAACAATCCCGCATACTATAACTTTAAATTTACTCCATGAGTGCACTTGTTTAATTGCGGCCAGTAAGTAGAACAATATCATTGTCCAACAACCTTGGCCTAGATTTATGACCTGCAAAAGCCTGCAGCTGAAAGTTAGTGTGATTTTGACCAGTAACCACAGAAAGAGGAACAGTCTCACAAGATAACAACACGGCCTACACGTGATTTAAACAAGGAGGAAGCTGAGGCAGAAATGATTGGGTTTTTTGTGTAAAGTGTGTCAAGAGCAAGTAGAAACTACTGAGTAAGCAGAACAAATGTATCTTAAAAGATATGCTTACTCTGCAGTCATGGTGCACTGTAAAAAGTCCTGAGTGCGAACAGTCAGGCAGTTTGTAATCCCATGGCTCTGCAGCCAGTGATGCACCACCTTCTGGGTCAGCTCAGACGGGCGTACCAGGGAGGAGACTTCCTCCAGGGTTAGGTGTTTACCTGCAGAGGACAAAACAGGCCTCAGTCATATAAAAAAGCCTTTGTCTCATCAGTTAcagctgtttttaaactgtaaaaccaGAGCACTGACAGAGTTAGAAACAGAAAAGTGACAAGCgtaagctgatttttttttaggttacTTGAAGACTACTGGCAATTATCAGCCATAGCTCTACCTACCATATTGTGCTGAGTCAGGGTCCGAGACCTGTCTCAGTGTTTCCTCCAGCTGGTCAGTGTTTTGCTGCTTCAGGGCAAAGGTCAGCTCCAGCTCCTCTGAGGGGTCCACACGACGCACATGAGTCCAGTCGTCTGGTATCCTGAGGACAGATGAGAACCACTTCATGACATTTCACTAAGAGAGGCTTCACTTCACTGGACACTGCGAAACTGAATACAGAGCTGCTGACCAACCTGTTGAATTTCAAGTACTGATGACCTTGTTGTGATTCTACAGTGAACTGAGTCGGTAATTTGAATCGATTGATTGGTCCAGATTTGTGCCAACCTGTCCTGCAACTCATGAGATCTTTACAAGGTTTTTAAACTCTTGAAAACAGCCACAGACATTACAGGTCCGAGACACCAAAACTGTTCAGTGAGGGAAAATCTGAACCTGGTTTTGAGACTGAATTTGAAGCCACGATTGCAAACACAAGTCACCAGAGTATAATTCCCTAAAATCAACCCACAGAGCAGTTGCAGCGATAATAACTGCAAGTCACTCTATATATCATTTTATGGATTTCCCCTTTTACACCAGTCTCAGCTGCACACTTGGGCTGTCAAAACTGATCTGTATCTACATAAAAACTCAATAAAGGCTTGACTTTcaaattacacaaaaagggttcaaGCAAGGTGAGATACAAGGATAATTGCATAGATGACAGAGGGATAAGGAAATGGCTCTTAAAATGGATTTACTCACAAGACATCTTGGTCATATTCCAGATATCCACTCCACACCACCGAGCTGAACAACAAGGGGACTGAGAAGGTCAGTCTGTGggaagaaagagaaacaaatCACTGCTGAACAAACATGTCCACATGCTGAGATTCATACGCACATACATGTCCCGGGGAGATATTACAAACACGTCCTGACTTCGATGTGTTGTCTCAGGGTTataagaggaaaacaaagtcTCAATGTGACTTAGCTCAGTAGGTCAATGTACACGGGTTTctcaacacaaagacagactCGTATAAAACGGTCTGCTCACTATATTTGTGACAAAAAGAcactttaatatttatattagcTTTAGCAGTATGTGAACACCTTAACCTGTTCTGTTAGCAGCAGCTATCTGTCTCTATTTAGGTCAACACACCGGTTAAAACTAAAAACACGCCACATTATGAGTCACGTTTGaaagagctaacgttagctgattCATTTCTGTCCTGGTTTCACCTATAAAACAATATTATAACATAAGTAAACTTATTTAAAGCACTCACAGTGTGTTCATCGTGTCCTCGGCTGGCACACTGTCTAAACTCGGCTGTGTATCTGCTGGGCAGGCGGTTATAGCCCCAGCGGTCACGTGACAGGACTCACGTGACTTTGTTAGTCACTGGGGGGGTTTTTGCACGCGCCGTCTGACACATTCAACAACCTTTATCTTATATACAAAGGGAACATTTGGGAAAGGAATCTGTCGCTTTATATCGGACTATATCTATGATGCTTTTGTACTTTGCTTTAAGGATGTAGAGGTTAGTTGTCACACTTTTTACTCTGGTGTAAATTGCTCATCATCAAAACATCTTTCAATAGTCATTTCCACATTAAATTAAAGCTTAAGGTCTTGGCTTGAAATATGTATCCCTTTCATTTTTACAAGTTATTGTAGCAAGAAGTAATTAACCATCAAAGACACTCTGACCCATTGTTAGAACCAAGCCTATCACAGGGTTGGTTGTCCCTGTAATTATCAATGGGGTTCCAGGGGGACAAAAAGATTTTAAATAGTTTGATAGATACACCAAGTAAGTTTTGGAATGAATACCACCCAACTGTTTGTTCGAATTATCCTCTGTAATGAAAGGTAAATGAAGGAAACTATGGTGggtgaaacaaaaacatgaagggCCCGTCCTAGGCCCAATGTTTTGCTCACCAGATCCATcccccttataaaaaaaaaggaaaggaaaggccACTGATAAAGTTTAGCATCCCCTTCCTCAGGTCTGGCGGTTTGCTCATCATATTATCAGCTTCCTCCCCCCAACCCTACAGAAACTGGCAGAAAAcataacaaacattttaaaaaagagactGTTCATCAGGGTGAGTAAACCCCCTCCTAATTCTCTGAGTGTTGCCCACCACTGATACCAGCCTTCACCTGATCATAAAATAAGTTTTTAAATTGATCTCTCTTCTCACTCTGATTAGAGTTGATGCCGGCttttctgttgctgcagcgCTGCACCCTGTGTTTTAAGGTTGCTCTCTCTGATGGTTGGCTCGAGTCTTCATTTTCATTGTATGTCTCTTTGTCACTCTATATAATGTTCTCTCTTAACTGTCTGTATGTCTCTGCACCTGTTTTCACTTGTTTTGTTATCACCATGTTGcacaataaagtaaaaaaaacaaacaaacaaaaaaaaaaccagacaggctccatatgtagatataaacagcttaaGGTAGCAAAAACATGGTTCGTTTTTCAGGCAATTATAAACTGATAAAAAATGCCCTAAAGatgcccttaaatcctacacactggacctttaagacagAGGGAATGTTGGATATCTTTTATCATTCTTTGAATCAGAAAatagccatttaaaaaaaaaatctgttttcaccCTGTTTTTAGGAATTAAATGTTATATAAATCAGGTTTTGAATATAATATGAACAACTCTACACCTTCAGAATATAGATAGGAAGTGGACATTTCTGGCTCAGAGtaagacaaataaatacattaattaatTGTAATTAATTATTCAAATAGCCTCAAAATTTACCCTTCCAAAGTGGACAGGTAGAGTCAAACatattaaacatattaaaatgtattaaaagtgAACACTACAATATAACTAGTGTTagtgtcatttctgttgtaCTGCATGTGTGATTTATGCAGACAGCAGTGCTCTTCATGTATTGCATATAGCAGTGATATTCAACTCACGGTCCACGGGCCAAATTTGGCCCCTCAACCATTTTCTTattcacagtgaaaataaattgattcacaatGGGGGTTTCTTTTGTACTTTAAATTTACACAAGGTGCTGAAGTGCATAAAAAGGCATCAAAATGGAGCTTCTTTATCAAAAAAGTACCAGGGAACGCCCTTGCCTATGTGTGTGGGACTGCTGCGagtggcccctggcctcctgtcattttgctagtttttttttttacattttgttaaaatgtgGTATTATTCAATTAAATATGTGGTTTGCATAAATTACcaaaacagaaatctgaacaaaaataaaactttaatgtgtattttggttgttttctttcctttagtCTGAAAGATTACTTGTTATGCAACATATATATAATACACACAAAGAAACCATGACTACGAATTAAAGAATGTTTATTTAAAGAACAGTTACAGCTGACTTCcgaaaaaattcaaaaactaTATTTACAGGTACATACTGGAacagtcaattttt
This window encodes:
- the tpp1 gene encoding tripeptidyl-peptidase 1 — protein: MNTLLTFSVPLLFSSVVWSGYLEYDQDVLIPDDWTHVRRVDPSEELELTFALKQQNTDQLEETLRQVSDPDSAQYGKHLTLEEVSSLVRPSELTQKVVHHWLQSHGITNCLTVRTQDFLQCTMTAEVAEMLLPGSKFRRYTRDGQSVVRSSAPYSVHDDVHQHLDFVGGLHRLPPKGQDLIRASSNRKRKQSKAGLHLGVTPAVLRARYNLTAADVGTAQNNSQAVAQFLEQYYSPADLAEFMSMYGGGFKHLSQVDRVVGTQGAGKAGLEASLDIEYIMSTGANISTWVFTNPGRHESQEPFLQWMVLLSNMSDLPWVHTISYGDDEDSLSTAYMMRINTEFMKAGVRGISLLFASGDSGAGCRHLGKGQNTFRPSFPASSPYVTTVGGTSFKNPFKVTYEVTDSISGGGFSNVFKMPDYQASAVNGYLKTVGTALPPKSYYNISGRAYPDMAALSDNYWVVINRLPVPWVSGTSASTPVVGGMLSLINDQRLLKGLPTLGFLNPRLYKLKGQALFDVTEGCHMGCLDEQVQGQGFCAVPSWDPVTGWGTPDYPALLAALLAE